The Niastella koreensis GR20-10 genome includes a window with the following:
- a CDS encoding RagB/SusD family nutrient uptake outer membrane protein yields MSCNKLLDAGSPSNKVITSQVYASDSLAQAALIGIYFKFMENFGPNNGWTTRFPSLTADDLNRTSVLDQDTPFLTNTLASDNTTVLQIWNTTYAYIYQCNDLITGLTGNHSITPALRDQLQGEAYFLRAFNYFYLVNLYGDVPLVLTTDYTKSATTPRTPVDDVYDQMINDLNKAQDLLTNTYATTPDFPSARVRVNRQAVKALLARIYLYREQWAEAAAASTEVISSGIYQLESDLQQTFKYNSREAILQFMPVSNAYNTAEGSFFIPVLSTIRPAFVVSDTLLKYMEAGDLRQAWIRTATVSGKQYKSPYKYKQNTATTPRDEYNMVLRLAEQYCIRAEARARLDQLPDAVSDLNTIRKRAGLSDLPTISTQNQVLAAVEQECRTEFFAEWGHRWFDLKRWPARANDGRKRIDEVMSALRPDTWNSTDALWPIPAFERTRNRTLSQNPGYD; encoded by the coding sequence AATTACTGGATGCAGGATCGCCTTCCAATAAAGTGATCACGTCACAGGTATATGCCAGTGATTCCCTGGCGCAAGCGGCCCTCATCGGGATCTATTTTAAGTTCATGGAAAACTTTGGTCCCAATAATGGCTGGACAACCCGGTTTCCCAGTTTAACTGCCGATGATCTAAATCGTACCAGTGTACTTGATCAGGATACCCCTTTTCTAACTAATACACTCGCTTCGGATAACACTACGGTGTTACAAATCTGGAATACCACCTATGCTTATATATACCAATGTAATGACCTGATCACAGGATTAACAGGCAACCATTCCATCACGCCAGCCTTACGGGACCAACTACAAGGCGAAGCTTATTTCCTGAGAGCCTTTAATTATTTTTACCTGGTTAATTTATATGGTGATGTTCCGTTGGTTTTAACTACAGATTATACCAAAAGCGCCACCACACCCAGAACTCCAGTGGATGATGTATATGATCAAATGATTAATGACCTGAATAAAGCGCAGGACCTTTTAACCAATACCTATGCCACCACACCCGATTTCCCATCGGCCAGGGTGCGGGTAAACAGGCAGGCGGTCAAAGCCTTGCTGGCCAGAATTTATTTGTACCGCGAGCAATGGGCCGAGGCAGCAGCTGCATCAACTGAAGTGATCTCATCCGGCATTTATCAACTGGAGAGCGATTTACAGCAAACTTTCAAATATAATAGCCGGGAGGCTATTCTGCAATTTATGCCAGTGAGCAATGCCTATAATACTGCAGAAGGAAGTTTTTTTATACCTGTACTATCAACCATCAGGCCGGCATTTGTTGTGAGCGATACGCTGTTAAAATATATGGAGGCGGGCGATTTGCGGCAGGCATGGATTAGAACCGCGACGGTGAGTGGTAAGCAATACAAGTCGCCTTATAAATACAAACAAAATACGGCTACTACTCCGCGGGATGAATACAATATGGTACTGCGGTTGGCAGAACAATATTGTATTCGCGCGGAAGCTCGTGCCCGGTTAGATCAGCTGCCGGATGCGGTCAGCGATCTGAATACGATTAGGAAAAGAGCGGGGTTATCTGATCTACCCACTATATCAACACAAAACCAGGTGTTGGCTGCTGTAGAACAGGAATGCCGTACTGAGTTCTTTGCCGAATGGGGCCACCGTTGGTTCGATCTCAAACGTTGGCCGGCACGAGCTAATGACGGCAGAAAACGAATAGACGAGGTTATGAGCGCCTTACGGCCCGATACCTGGAATTCTACAGATGCCCTTTGGCCAATACCCGCATTTGAAAGGACACGTAATCGTACATTGTCCCAAAATCCCGGGTATGACTGA